The Lathyrus oleraceus cultivar Zhongwan6 chromosome 5, CAAS_Psat_ZW6_1.0, whole genome shotgun sequence genome includes the window tcttttatcctcagatacagcctaatggacggctcattctgcaactcagatacagtctagtatacgacccagtctggctcttctcatcagatactacctagcgtacgatacattctgaaatgtagtctagcgtgcgactactttttatcgccagatacagcctaacagacgactcattctactactcagatacgatctagcgtacgatccattctgatctttatttctccagatacagcctaacggacggctcactctgctactcagatacggtctagcgtatgacccattctgatccttatctcatcaggttcagctcaccctaatatcacctaatggatgactcattatacggtctagcgtacgacccagtgtgacacccatgtcttcagatatggtctaatgtacgacgcactctgaagctcttatcatcaaactttctggatggcatctttaagcccatctccatcaagactatcttttaattaacaagtgcaaatttttggggcattctaagtgttcaataatcttccacctccagatcacgaatgacgtacataccattctaattctctcggtttaagaatattgaacagaggcagctgtcataccccaaaatttgcctgttaatttttatgataaattgattcatgcatgacattcatttcacatttgcattcattcattagcatacattctcatataaattataaattttaatttatttattatgtgatacagatataaaaaataataataattttagttatctgtatgatataaataaatgttatatatataaataaaatagttttaatttaatgataaataaaaatagatttgaattttaattgtataattaaaattttaaattaattttatttgttaaagctcattaaattataataactattttttataatttagtggCTCATGTTCCATTTgttcattatttataaatagtatttatttagtaattcacgtttttttacttaataaaatttatttataagagtaacatttttttaaaagcccataaattataaaataattttggttgaaATAAGTAAtaataattttgattttttttaaatgatgaaagtaaaaatagaaataggtttaaattttaattcaattatgtaactaaaatttaaattaatttttatttaaattattcattatttataataatatttgtatttaataaatatttagcaaggttaaaccctaactctcctaaagtataggaagggatccaaatatttagcaaggttaaaccctaactctcctaaagtataggaagagatccaaatatttagcaaggttaaaccctaatccacaccattataaatacttcatatggctgcagcgagaggggggagacgaaaaagaggagagatacagcagaagaagatacacaaggcaaggcagaagcaagaagattcacgggcagggaaaagagaatcaaccataaagcactcatagcctgaataagaacaacacacatacagtgagcaagctagaagaatcaaatccccaaTGAAGTTACAGGcttgttgtattcacatgaaagaaacagcatgagaaaaaataaagtagcttgccgtaagagagaaagttgtaacatgcatggtggtgttgtgtcaaaatggaaaaatccatgtagaattaatatatattttaatgaaggcgaataaataacgaatggaccagcatggctcgttggtagctcccccctcactgcaacgtagaggtcctgtttttactatgtttactccctttccactataattaattcaccactatttttctattattaaaataaaacccattaattaattttctaattaatatattatattagttatttaaactaggatataatttaatctagtttattaattaaattttcatatatcacttaattaattaaaatggactattttgaataataaaaatctaattatattttttttctcttttcttttaaaatttctatgAATCTAGTCTAAGTTTTtttcataaattcataaaaaaaaagtttctattattaaagactaaaaatattcttaattcattcttaaatttcttttatttctttctttttagtttaattaggttttattattttgtatgcccttttaactttgtactcgttaattaagatttaaatattttatattcccttttaaattatgtacccccatcccgaagccatgtaatagtgtagtcttatttttcgcactttaatttttccgTATTGTaaatataactgtctagatgtatgctagtaggattgcatggaaagataaataatcgaacttagataaattaattcaagataatatatccgaatccaatcatttccacacttgcacctctagggtaaccctctctttgttgccttacgatattacggtcatgtcccgcgaatgtggggatacccttagcaaagaccctttcgattaaatcatcatcatccctaaacagataagtcatagtcccttcgatcaaaaggtcaatgtccctacaagataaatcatagtccctcgaacgttgccttcgaatatatgaccttgtccctcgaacgttgccttcgaatatatggctttgtccctcgatgacccttcgttgtagcctacgattaaatgatgatcgccccttcgaatgctaaggtatccttataaatgttgccttcaatgaccaatcgacgaccccccgatgtccctttacatccaaaggataagactacttacttctcaatagtaaggacaattttaccctcccaaggataggaaatacctataaagaccttggttaggtataactcttaaatgcttgctcacagcttaaaatacttttcacacctcacacttttcaaaacatcttttagaaaatcaccacttggtatacattcgcaccagaatcatcgccgagttatatttttctaaacatctttcaaaatcaaacgagataaacactttgtatacattcgtacaagaatcattacaaagttaaactctcctttcaaaatattttctaaacacaccacatttctcaaacactttctcaaacaaggaaaacataagtgagttaagcaattaagagccaatggataaccatggatacaaagggggctaacaccttccctttgtataatgtacctcccgaactcaaaatctaatcaaggtctttcctgttcttttccgcctttccttattggataaaagaaaagtcggtggcgactcttgctatccgcaacattacttttcaaagcaaaaacacaaagtcagttcaccgcACCACACACCGTCTGCAATGTCTCCATCTAACCAACTAATCAAGCTCATTTGAAGATGCTCGAATGTCTCTGTGTTCCAGAGTCAGATCTTCATCAAAGACTTTACTGTTGAATAAATCaaatcgacatttctcttgtgTACATAAGATGACATATTCAAgaaaaattgaaagaaaaattTAGAAAATGGGTGAAAAATGATGGGAGGATATTGAGTATATATAGAAAACCCTAAATAATGCAATAGCCACTGCATGTGCTGGCGCATGCTCCTTGAAGATGCATGCGTGTCAAGATGCATGCGTGTCATGTACTAGAAGCATGTGCCATGCATGATAGCCCTAATGTATAACAAATGCATACATGCACTATTCATAGTGACTACTCCTcttttcaataattttttttttacttaAAACATTATTAATTTGACATTTTATTTAAAACTATAactattttaaaaaattaattgaaaaacataattaatttgatattttatttaaaactataattattttaaaaaattaattgaaaaacataattatttaaaaaaaaaatcgtCAAAAATAACTCAAATAAATGAGTGGTACTAACTTAAAAATAGAATGAGGTGGTACTAAATCAAAAATAAactattttctttttttcttcttcttatgGTTTTCCTTATTATTTTTTAATTCTCAATTTACTTTCCTAATAAACAAAGAGAAAAAGTAATAAATTCTGATTCCATAGCTCTCTCTCGATTTCACTTCGTCTCCGTCACTCTCCGCCTGGATCACCGCCTCTCTCACGAGCCGACAGCTGCCCAGCACATCACCAGTCAGCTTCTCAGCCGCAGACATCACACCGGCGGCCGGCCCTCCATCTACACAACTCTGTCAAGTGAGTCACCTTATTCTCACTCCATTGTTCCTTGCACTTTtgtgattttttattttattttaaattaaacTGTCATCACTTTGATTTCGATTGTTTGATTATTGGATTCATATAAATTTGATCACGATCTTATGCTAACAATTTCGATTTTGAAAAGATTGTAATCATGTTCTCAGAATTCAATTTCATGGTAGAGGCTCAAAGAGgtttttatttcaaaatttgaaaGTTAGGTCTTTCTTCTAGTACTACTATTCATGCTTTGTTTTCGAAAACTTTATCTAAAACGTGAAAAAAAATTATCCTTAGTCCAAGTGTTGATTTTTTAAACCCTATATGGGTAAGATTTAGAGTTTAGGGTTTAAGCTCAACCCTGAACTATTCATACTTCATTTGCTACAACTCTATCTAAATCTCCAAAAAATCTTTCCTTTTTGTCCAAGTTTTGTTTCTTTAAACCCGCTATAGGTAAGATTTAGGGTTTCGAGCCTAAAACCTAAACCACTAATGCTTCATTTGCTACAACAACCCTATCTAAAATGTTCAAAAATATATATCCTTTGGTGTAAGTGTTGATTTTTTTAACACTATACCGGTAAGGTTTAGAGTTTAGAGTTTAGCTTTTTAGCTCAACCGTAAACCGTTCATGCTTCATTTGCAACAACTCTATCTAAAACTCTAAAAAATATTTCCTTTTAGTCCAAATCTTGTTCCTTTAAACCCTATATATGTAAGAATTAGGGTTTCGAGCCTAATCTCTAAACTAATCATGCTTCATTTGCTACAACCCTATCTAAAATGTTTTAAAACAATCTATCATTTGGTCCAAGTGTTGATTCTTTAGCCCTATACTATTCATGCTTCATTTTTCTACAATCCTATCTATAACGTTTAAAAAAAAACTATCCTTTAGTATAAGTGTTGATTCTTTAAAGTTTAAACCCTGTATCTGTAAGATTGTTGAACAAAACTCAAATTAATGTTTTGTTTGCAGCAGCTTCCTCAGTATTCTTGTGCTCATAGAAAGTGTTAGATAGAATCTCCAACCATACATCATGATTATTGAACACAGATTCCGAACATTATAAGCTCCTACCATAATTATTCCTTTCACCATTCTAATGGACTATGAATCACCCTTAGATTTAATATGAGTCGACAGATTTGCAAAAGCAAAATTGAGTTGAGTATTTGAAGATCATAAATACATATGTGAATGTTATTACATCTATGATCTAAATAGATTTAACATCCTATTATTTAGAAAGGTCAAACTTATAACAGTTTTGATATGATTATAACCAAAGTTAGAACTATCATAATTAGGCAAATCTCGGCAGCTGCAATCTACACTTCTAGGATTCATCTAAGAGATCACATATCTAAATGATCCCGATGAGTTTATTAGGAAAAAGTCAGAAACCAAAACCTTAGAAACAAATATATAGAGTAACCTTAACTATGGTAGTATGTCTATATATATGCAAAGTGCAAACAATGAATTTGGATTGAATTTCAGCTGTGTTTTGCAACTCCATTCCAGTTTTTGATGAAAAGCATGAAGATTGAATTTCATCAAAAACTAAAAAAGAAAAACAACACAATTTAACGctttgttatttttaatttaatgatGCAGATCTTGAAGTAGAGATGCATGTATGATCTTTAACGGTTTTTGATTGGAAGATTTTTTGTTATGGCAACGGCAACATatccaccaccaccaccttattacaGGCTTTACAAAAATTACGCGCAAGACCCTCAGTCTGCTCCAGAGCCTCCACCACCAATTGAAGGAACTTACATTTGTTTCGGAGGCACTTACACTGTGAGGGTTTTTACGCTTGTGGTTTTGATATTATTATGGTCCTTATTACTATCTCGACAAATATTTATTCGAGATGATATTGCTAAGATAATCCCTGCTATTACAATTAATTACAGTTGGATAAACATATTGGAGGAGGCACTTGTGCATAATGATCAATAAGCTTTAATTAAGCATAATTTGATGGGAAATTAGTATTTATTTCTTACTGATTTTATCTTTGGCATGTGCGTAATTCCACGAGCTTGGAGCTTTTTGCCATCTAATGAAGCCCAAAAGAGCTTTTATTTGCTTCAAAAGTTGTTTTAATAAATAGGACACCTTGGCTGCCTTTGTATTGACTTATGAACAACCTCTTTTGAGCTTATATTCCAGAGTGTTTGGGTGGTCTTAAAGAAACAATTGATGAATGTCCATAAACAATTTTAACTTTTTATGCCAATTTTGATAAGCTCTCTAGAATAATTTATAGCTTACGAAAACAAGTTATAGGAAAACAATTTGATTACattttgtttgattgttgtaCAAATAGCTTATACATAAGTGCTTATTTAATAACCCTTTACCCTATAAGCAATTAAGATGTTTATCCAAATGGGTCCGATGTTGGAGAGAGCTCTCATCGTCAGGGTTTTAAGGGTTTTATGGGAATGGTTAAATCCGTGAATGTCCACAAACCTATGAAATATGAATGTCCATAAACTATTTTAACTTTTTAAGCCAATTTCGATAAGCTCTCTAGGATAGCTTATAGCTTATGAAAACAACCTATAGGAAAACATTTTGACTATATTTTGGTTGTACAAATGACTTATACACCGATTCCATTTAGTGGGATAAAGCTTGGTTGTTGTTGTACAAATAACTTATACATAAGTGCTTATTAAATAACCCTTTACCCTATAAATAGTTAAGATGTTTACCAAAACGGGTATGGTGCTAAAGAAAGCTCTCATCATCAGTGTTATGGGAATGCTTAAATCTGTGAGGTAGATTTCACATCTCAAAAGAGTGACCTCATAGGCATATATATGGCAGCAGCTCTAATTATTTCGTTAAAGTTTCCctttcaaaatcattttttaataTCGTCATCTAAACACGAGTTCTGTTTACTATCTAGTTGTTTGATATCCCATTTTTAAGGGCTGTGATTGGATGCCATCTATAAAGCCCAAACACTTAAAAAATTGAAAAGTATCTTATCCGACATGGTAATGTAGTTAAGATTTGCCCATGTTCTGGACCGCCCAAACTGGATTTTTTGTTGTTTATATTGAAGATCAGATTGTGTTCAGCCATGTAAAACAGGGTTTCTTCTTATTAGTTTGAGATGCAATTTTCTGACCGTATCTATTTATGTGGTTAAGATTTTATGTAGAAACCTCTTTGGCATGATCATAGTGttaatattttgtttatttatttatttatttttacgCAGACTAGTGATGTTCTCCCAAGCTTGGAAGAACAAGGTGTGCGTCAACTCTATTCCAAGGGACCTAATATTGGTAGGCTATCTTCAACTTTTTTTTTGCTCAGTTTAATTTCAAAGTTTTGTACAGTGGCCGGCCATATGAGTTGTTAGTTTGTTACCGATTGTTTGGGTTTTATATTACGTATTTCACTCTTATCCTTCGTAGTGTTGTCAAATAGAGGCACTATAACATAGTGGAATTTGAACGAATCACTATTGTTCAATGATAAGCTAGTAAAAAATGTTCTCAAATAGCTGCTACAGTGGCACTTTACTGTTGTAGCATAGTGAAATTTGAATAACCACTGTTTCCCGTGATGCGCGATTGACAATACTAATCCTTCGTTGGTATTTTGACTTGGGGAGCGAGGTCTTTTGGATGTCCCGTATCACAAtcttttcaatttttttatcTATATAAATGCTTCTTTTGATTAACCTCCTTCAATTTATGTTTCAGATTTTTCATTTAGTGATTCTTAGTATAATAAACATTGTAACCTCATATGTGATTGTATAGTCTAGACTCTAGACTTGTGGGCTTGATCTTGTAGACATTATTAACTTGATAGTTCTGTGAGTGAGAAAATACTGAATTAGTCACAAAAAACAGTGTCTCGACCAGATAAATTATTACCTCCTTATAGTTCACATCTTACTTTCCATAGATTTCAAGAAGGAGCTGAGGTCACTTAATGGAGAGTTGCAATTACACGTTTTGGAGCTTGCTGATATTCTTATTGAGAGACCGTCACAATATGCAAGGAGAGTTGAAGAAATTTCAACCGTGTTCAAAAATTTACACCACCTTTTAAATTCCCTGCGTCCTCACCAGGTAAACAATATTCTAGACAGCTAGAATTATATATACTTGCCTTTGATTTGGATGCTTCTggtacttttcccttttctgaAATTTTCATTATATCATGTATTTACTTTATAGGCTAGAGCAACTTTGATTCACATTTTGGAACTCCAGATAGAGCGCCGTAAACAAGCCGTGGAAGACATAAAAAGGTATGCACATTTCGTGATAtttttcttaatgttcttgtcTATGATTTTAGAACCTTTTACAATTTTTGTTGGTATATGCTTGCAACCTTCACGAAGTTCTAAATCCACGAGTCAGTTCATTCTTTCTGTTTCATGTTTCAGCAACATACACTTTTCCATTTAACCGTGGAAGGAAGATTAAAAACTGCATGAATTTTTAATAATGTAGTTCAAATTGATAACAGAAATTGGAAACATCACTTGTCATTTCTGTGCTGATTTAGTTGCCAAATGTTTTCTAATGAAGTACATTAATTTTACCTTGACAACCAGAAATCATAGCATTTCACATTTTACTTTACCATACCTCAAAAGACAATTTCTGGTGTTTCTTAGTAAATTACATTTACTCTATATGAATAAAATGACAAATTCTTTGGAATCACGATTAGTCTAAATTGCAAGAATGTATAGTTCACCCAATTTGATAGGGGCAATGATTTTGTCCCTTGTTTAAccttcttttcttttctttgtaGGAGAAGAGAAGAAGCTCGAAGGCTCCTTAACGAGTCATTGGCGACACTTGATGGCCATTAAAGCGTTGCGTATCTTGTATTGTTGTGCAACCCTTAACGTGTCATACCAAGCGGCGAAAGATTGCAACCCTTAAAGTTATAGGGAAGGCCGTATTATATTGTGTCCTAGATATTATATTATAACTATTTATGAATGACCTTTTGGGATTGTTCTTTAAATTGCGTGGAAATTGTTATTTAGGACCCTTAAATTAAGTGCTCAATTTTTATTTTAAGTCAACAAATTAAGTCTTAAAAACAAAACGGAATTCATATTGAGCATATAGTAGTGTTAGCATTGATAGCTAGCTAGATTCCAAATCTTTAGTTTTACACTAACAAGGAAATCTAAGAGCACACAAAAAATCCTGGCTCCATGAAATTATGATCTTCTACTATATCAATCCCTTGAATTGTCTCACATTCTCACTAACAATTGTTCTCTACACCATCTAATCTAGCTGATCACTTTCCCATGTTAGCTTTGAGGCAACTCTTTCGTGCTGTGGGAAATATTCCTACAAGAGCGCGAAACCAAAAGAACCGGTGAGACATTCATATCATATTTTGAACTAGTTGGTTCGACCCGATTTAAAAGATATTAGATGACAAATTACCTCCATGTTTTTGACAAGTTCTTTTGGTGTTGGGGCAGATACAATTATATGACGAGCTGTGGGGCTAATGAACCCTTCCTCCACAGCTTTGTCAATGAAAGACAAAAAAGAATTGTAGTATCCATCAACATTTAGCAAACCCACcttcaaaaacaaacaaaaaatacaaaatatttaGCATATTTTTAGAGAATTTTTTAATATAATAACATTTGTGTAGGATTAAAATCTTTACTGGTTTATCATGGATGCCAAGTTGTGCCCATGTTATCACCTCAAGAAGCTCCTCAAGTGTACCATAGCCACCTTCATGCACATAAATATAAACCCTTTAAAAAGTATATAACTACAAATAGACAAAATGGTTTCAATATTCTAACAAAAAATTTACATTTGATTTTACACAATTTTGCCATTTACTCAGTTTTTTAAATCATTATATAATAAAATATATGAATAAGACATTTTTTCTGACATTGTTGTTATGAAATTATTCCTTTAGACAAAATGTGGAGACCCCTCCTAGATTATGGAAAGAAGACAAAAAAACCTCTGTTTTTATATATATTATTcttttttaataaataaaattagaCTATGAAGTCTTTTGTTTTTGTGGCTAAGCTCATGAAGGATTTCATCAAGAGTGAGAAAGCTGCCAATATTATGGGCCCATGTCTCTTTGGGCCTGTGTGGATAAGCCACTTGCAATGTCCATGTCAGTTAGTATGACAAAAAATTAATGATTTTTGCCCATGTTCAAGATGGAATTTTATTCAAGTTTATCATTGTGAAAAAATACAATTAAAAATATATCATAAATATCAATTTGTTTAAAATACACtataaaaattacaaaaaaatacTCTTAGAAATTGAACCTTAAATCAACTGATTATTTCAAGTTTGAATAACTAGTTTATAATATAAACTCATATGGTTAAAGTAGAGTTTTTTGATAAATATAATTCTCTTGTGAGTTTATAACACATTTTCAATAATTTATTGTGTTATTTGACTTGTAACTTCAAATATAATTTTAGCTTATAATTTATAATATATTGTTTACTCTTATTTCCACCTTCATTATCATAAaccaaaaaaattaaattaaatattacCTTATTTTATTAcaataaatatttatttaaattttttttgttTATGTCATCATTTACATTTTTCAATTACTTaaattattaattttaaattGAATTTTCTATTTTATCCACACTAAACATAATCTGAAAGTGATCTTTAGAAAAAAATATGTAATTTTCAAAATTAGGTGATGTTGAAAATATCCAAACCATACATTCATGTGAGTCCAATTAAAATTTGAAAGAATCTAAATCTCATGTTCACTTTCGTCTTTTTTCCACACATGACTTATCTAATCTTTATTACTTTTGAACTTTTTAAAATATATCTGGTCTTAGAATGTTTGTCATGTGATAATTAATGTGCATAATCAAATTTAAAAATTCTTTTTGGACATTATATGGTCTTTTCATCCTAGACTATAGACTATACCCCACTTATGGTAGAACTTTTTATTCTATCTTTTCAtaaagttttattttattttagtttaaAGGAAATTTGCAACACTTTCACTAATTCCAAATAAAGTTTAAGTGCATTCcaacaaataaaaaat containing:
- the LOC127087064 gene encoding mediator of RNA polymerase II transcription subunit 7a, whose product is MATATYPPPPPYYRLYKNYAQDPQSAPEPPPPIEGTYICFGGTYTTSDVLPSLEEQGVRQLYSKGPNIDFKKELRSLNGELQLHVLELADILIERPSQYARRVEEISTVFKNLHHLLNSLRPHQARATLIHILELQIERRKQAVEDIKRRREEARRLLNESLATLDGH